The following coding sequences are from one Nicotiana tomentosiformis chromosome 3, ASM39032v3, whole genome shotgun sequence window:
- the LOC104104758 gene encoding non-structural maintenance of chromosomes element 4 homolog A-like isoform X2, with translation MVRIVKREPVNTRSSGGVAASTSNGHNDGSVEVEAAGRLRLKLPEETTILKREKVSTRIRQNRGAESNGEVSTDEDTVGIRRVLRSHYLSVKSRISDERDDISKVDSDKFKSIIEEVERLHQRVQKPREQVADAEALLDITNTLVTSVKAHGNEGVTPSDFVSCLLRDFGQEGGSSSITGEDRDSICWKYIGCVVSHVFRSAPCCCTMIGPMNTEVKQRKTVVHRKRMRPTERERPEELEETVDEEKTDTDKNMATMFQILRKHKTVRLENLILNRKCFAQTVENLFALSFLIKDGRADITIDEKGCHLVFLLQHQGMVPLLMQSFLGRFLTATSSLDLTFGIGSLCWGQLMLEKN, from the exons ATGGTTCGCATTGTGAAACGTGAACCTGTGAATACTCGAAGTAGCGGCGGAGTAGCGGCGAGCACTAGCAATGGCCATAACGACGGTTCTGTAGAGGTAGAAGCTGCTGGACGACTTCGTTTAAAGCTTCCCGAAGAAACTACGATCCTAAAACGCGAAAAAGTTAGTACTCGTATTCGTCAAAATAGAGGAGCAGAGAGTAATGGAGAAGTATCAACAGACGAAGACACTGTTGGAATACGCAGAGTTCTACGATCTCATTATCTCTCCGTTAAGTCTCGTATTTCTG ATGAGAGAGATGATATATCAAAAGTTGATTCAGATAAATTCAAGTCAATAATTGAGGAAGTCGAAAGACTACATCAGCGTG TACAAAAACCTAGGGAACAAGTTGCGGATGCAGAAGCCCTGTTGGACATCACGAACACGCTGGTGACTTCGGTGAAGGCCCATGGTAATGAAGGAGTGACTCCTTCAGATTTTGTTAGTTGCCTACTAAGGGACTTTGGTCAAGAAGGTGGATCTAGCAGTATAACAGGAGAGGATAGGGACTCAATCTGCTGGAAGTACATCGGCTGTGTAGTCTCTCATGTTTTCAGGAGTGCTCCTTGTTGCTGTACAAT GATAGGGCCTATGAATACTGAAGTGAAGCAACGCAAGACTGTCGTTCACAGAAAGCGTATGAGGCCAACAGAACGTGAACGCCCTGAGGAG CTTGAAGAAACTGTTGATGAGGAGAAGACAGACACTGACAAGAACATGGCTACAATGTTTCAAATTCTGAGGAAGCACAAGACTGTCAGGCTTGAAAACTTAATACTGAACAGAAAGTGCTTTGCACAGACAGTTGAAAATTTATTTGCCCTATCATTTCTAATTAAAGATGGGCGAGCTGATATTACCATTGATGAAAAAGGCTGTCATCTAGTTT TTTTACTGCAGCACCAAGGAATGGTCCCGCTGCTAATGCAGTCCTTTCTGGGGAGGTTTCTTACAGCCACTTCGTCTTTAGATTTGACTTTCGGGATTGGAAG CTTATGTTGGGGTCAGTTAATGCTGGAGAAGAATTAA
- the LOC104104756 gene encoding enoyl-[acyl-carrier-protein] reductase [NADH] 2, chloroplastic-like, with the protein MATNATPGLQIAAVKQCASASPCFSKLTNVSFGFESKSRSCTELRSSSYVSPTKLSQSFKSVSVKYERMVPKAMSGASDKAPASGLPIDLRGKRAFIAGIADDNGYGWAIAKALAAAGAEILVGTWVPALNIFETSLRRGKFDESRVLPDGSLMEIAKVYPLDAVYDSPEDVPEDVKANKRYAGSSNWTVKEAVESVKQDFGTIDILVHSLANGPEVSKPLLETSRKGYLAAVSASSYSFVSLLRHFLPIINPGGASISLTYIASERIIPGYGGGMSSAKAALESDTKVLAFEAGRKNKVRVNTISAGPLGSRAAKAIGFIDMMINYSLENAPLQKELYAEEVGNAAAFLVSPLASAITGATIYVDNGLNTMGVGVDSPAFEGLDIPKDNKS; encoded by the exons ATGGCTACAAATGCAACTCCTGGCCTGCAAATTGCTGCAGTCAAACAATGCGCTTCTGCTTCTCCCTGTTTTTCAAAGTTGACCAATGTCAGTTTTGGTTTTGAAAGTAAAAGCAGATCTTGTACTGAGCTTAGAAGTTCATCTTACGTCTCACCAACAAAGCTGAGTCAAAGCTTTAAGTCTGTTTCTGTAAAATATGAGAGGATGGTTCCAAAAGCAATGTCTGGAGCAAGTGATAAAGCGCCTGCGTCAGGGTTGCCTATCGATTTAAGAG GTAAGAGGGCATTTATTGCTGGTATAGCAGATGATAACGGGTATGGATGGGCAATTGCAAAGGCACTTGCAGCTGCAGGCGCTGAAATTCTTGTTGGTACATGGGTGCCT GCACTGAATATCTTCGAGACAAGTCTACGACGTGGAAAATTTGATGAATCGCGAGT GTTGCCAGATGGTTCGTTGATGGAAATTGCTAAAGTCTACCCATTGGATGCAGTTTATGACAGTCCTGAAGATGTTCCTGAGGAT GTGAAAGCAAACAAACGCTACGCAGGATCCTCAAATTGGACAGTCAAG GAAGCTGTTGAATCCGTGAAACAAGATTTTGGCACAATTGATATCCTTGTGCATTCACTTGCAAATGGTCCAGAG GTTAGCAAACCTCTGCTGGAGACATCAAGAAAAGGCTACCTTGCAGCAGTATCTGCCTCAAGTTATTCTTTTGTTTCTCTCCTGAGGCATTTTCTTCCAATAATAAATCCAG GCGGCGCCTCAATCTCTCTGACATACATTGCTTCTGAAAGAATTATTCCTGG ATATGGAGGTGGTATGAGTTCGGCAAAAGCTGCTTTGGAGAGTGACACAAAA GTCCTGGCCTTTGAAGCTGGAAGGAAAAATAAAGTCAGAGTCAACACAATATCTGCAG GTCCATTGGGAAGTCGTGCCGCAAAAGCTATTGGATTCATCGATATGATGATAAATTACTCATTGGAGAATGCCCCATTGCAAAAAGAATTATATGCAG AGGAGGTCGGAAATGCTGCTGCTTTTTTGGTATCTCCTTTAGCTTCAGCGATCACTGGTGCAACCATTTATGTTGACAATGGTCTCAACACAATGGGGGTTGGAGTTGATAGTCCAGCTTTTGAAGGTCTTGACATTCCAAAAGACAATAAGAGCTAG
- the LOC104104758 gene encoding non-structural maintenance of chromosomes element 4 homolog A-like isoform X1: MVRIVKREPVNTRSSGGVAASTSNGHNDGSVEVEAAGRLRLKLPEETTILKREKVSTRIRQNRGAESNGEVSTDEDTVGIRRVLRSHYLSVKSRISDERDDISKVDSDKFKSIIEEVERLHQRVQKPREQVADAEALLDITNTLVTSVKAHGNEGVTPSDFVSCLLRDFGQEGGSSSITGEDRDSICWKYIGCVVSHVFRSAPCCCTMIGPMNTEVKQRKTVVHRKRMRPTERERPEELEETVDEEKTDTDKNMATMFQILRKHKTVRLENLILNRKCFAQTVENLFALSFLIKDGRADITIDEKGCHLVSPRNGPAANAVLSGEVSYSHFVFRFDFRDWKLMLGSVNAGEELMPLRTEAAIPTASTSEATERPVPTTPIRKLTRNRGLVFQEQTVVEESPESDNCQGAAADRKGKRKLT, translated from the exons ATGGTTCGCATTGTGAAACGTGAACCTGTGAATACTCGAAGTAGCGGCGGAGTAGCGGCGAGCACTAGCAATGGCCATAACGACGGTTCTGTAGAGGTAGAAGCTGCTGGACGACTTCGTTTAAAGCTTCCCGAAGAAACTACGATCCTAAAACGCGAAAAAGTTAGTACTCGTATTCGTCAAAATAGAGGAGCAGAGAGTAATGGAGAAGTATCAACAGACGAAGACACTGTTGGAATACGCAGAGTTCTACGATCTCATTATCTCTCCGTTAAGTCTCGTATTTCTG ATGAGAGAGATGATATATCAAAAGTTGATTCAGATAAATTCAAGTCAATAATTGAGGAAGTCGAAAGACTACATCAGCGTG TACAAAAACCTAGGGAACAAGTTGCGGATGCAGAAGCCCTGTTGGACATCACGAACACGCTGGTGACTTCGGTGAAGGCCCATGGTAATGAAGGAGTGACTCCTTCAGATTTTGTTAGTTGCCTACTAAGGGACTTTGGTCAAGAAGGTGGATCTAGCAGTATAACAGGAGAGGATAGGGACTCAATCTGCTGGAAGTACATCGGCTGTGTAGTCTCTCATGTTTTCAGGAGTGCTCCTTGTTGCTGTACAAT GATAGGGCCTATGAATACTGAAGTGAAGCAACGCAAGACTGTCGTTCACAGAAAGCGTATGAGGCCAACAGAACGTGAACGCCCTGAGGAG CTTGAAGAAACTGTTGATGAGGAGAAGACAGACACTGACAAGAACATGGCTACAATGTTTCAAATTCTGAGGAAGCACAAGACTGTCAGGCTTGAAAACTTAATACTGAACAGAAAGTGCTTTGCACAGACAGTTGAAAATTTATTTGCCCTATCATTTCTAATTAAAGATGGGCGAGCTGATATTACCATTGATGAAAAAGGCTGTCATCTAGTTT CACCAAGGAATGGTCCCGCTGCTAATGCAGTCCTTTCTGGGGAGGTTTCTTACAGCCACTTCGTCTTTAGATTTGACTTTCGGGATTGGAAG CTTATGTTGGGGTCAGTTAATGCTGGAGAAGAATTAATGCCACTCAGAACTGAAGCTGCGATACCAACAGCATCAACCTCTGAAGCAACTGAACGACCTGTGCCAACTACACCAATAAGGAAATTGACTAGGAATCGGGGTCTGGTTTTTCAGGAGCAGACTGTTGTTGAAGAATCCCCAGAAAGTGACAATTGCCAAGGAGCTGCTGCTGACCGGAAAGGAAAGCGAAAACTGACATAA